One segment of Parvularcula sp. IMCC14364 DNA contains the following:
- a CDS encoding site-specific tyrosine recombinase XerD, with product MDKADTEIRTQNLADKESFLEMMAVERGVSHRTIRNYGRDIDRFAAYLGKQPKNLRQTSHEDISGYIRLLSDNECAPATQALCVSALKQFYSYLYGEKIISHNPAQHIERPKARRNLPKVLAVQEVDNLLEAAASPEGALTKKNKAKAHRLICLLEILYASGLRVSELVSLPKTAVHENRDYLSVIGKGNKERIIPLSEKAKEVTLAYVQQSWPVLVPEYARCQKWLFPSAGKAGHLTSARFAQLLKQLAVRAEIDPDRVSPHVLRHAFATHLLEGGADLRMVQQMLGHASITTTEIYTHLQQERLKELITTHHPLTDES from the coding sequence ATGGATAAGGCTGACACCGAAATTCGCACACAAAATCTGGCGGACAAGGAATCATTCCTTGAAATGATGGCTGTAGAGAGAGGTGTCTCTCACAGGACGATCCGGAATTATGGCAGGGACATAGACCGTTTTGCGGCGTATCTGGGCAAACAGCCCAAAAACCTCAGGCAAACATCCCACGAAGATATTTCCGGCTATATCAGGTTGCTGAGCGACAATGAATGCGCACCAGCAACTCAGGCATTATGCGTTTCCGCGCTGAAGCAGTTTTATTCATATCTGTACGGGGAAAAAATTATTTCCCATAATCCTGCGCAGCATATCGAGCGACCGAAAGCAAGGCGCAACCTGCCAAAGGTTCTCGCAGTTCAGGAAGTTGATAATCTGCTGGAGGCGGCGGCCAGCCCGGAGGGGGCGTTAACAAAAAAGAACAAAGCCAAGGCGCATCGCCTGATATGTCTTCTGGAAATTCTGTATGCATCCGGTTTGCGGGTGTCGGAACTGGTGAGTCTGCCCAAGACGGCTGTTCATGAAAATCGCGACTATCTCAGTGTTATCGGGAAGGGTAACAAAGAGCGTATTATTCCGCTCTCAGAGAAAGCCAAGGAGGTGACGCTTGCCTATGTGCAGCAAAGCTGGCCGGTCCTGGTGCCGGAATATGCCCGTTGTCAGAAATGGCTCTTCCCCTCCGCCGGGAAGGCTGGCCATCTGACATCGGCACGGTTTGCTCAACTCTTGAAACAGTTGGCGGTCAGGGCGGAAATTGATCCAGACAGGGTGTCGCCGCATGTATTGCGTCACGCCTTTGCAACGCACCTGCTGGAAGGCGGGGCTGATCTCAGAATGGTGCAGCAAATGCTGGGACATGCCAGCATTACAACCACTGAAATCTACACACATTTGCAGCAGGAACGACTTAAAGAACTGATCACTACACATCATCCACTTACGGATGAATCCTGA
- a CDS encoding acyl carrier protein has translation MSDIAERVKKLTVEHLDVDAAKVVPEASFIDDLGADSLDIVELVMAFEEEFDLEIPDDAAESIQTVQNAITFIEQHKG, from the coding sequence ATGTCTGATATCGCCGAGCGCGTAAAAAAGCTAACCGTTGAACACCTTGATGTCGATGCCGCCAAGGTAGTGCCAGAAGCCAGTTTTATTGATGACCTCGGTGCAGACAGCCTCGACATCGTCGAGCTTGTCATGGCTTTCGAAGAAGAATTTGATCTCGAAATCCCTGATGATGCAGCTGAGTCCATTCAAACTGTTCAGAACGCAATCACGTTCATTGAGCAGCACAAAGGCTAG
- a CDS encoding acetyl-CoA carboxylase carboxyltransferase subunit alpha: MRTYLDFEKPIAELEGRINDLRQMDTAEDVNVSEEIKRLEGRAEKLVSDTYAKLTRWQKTSVARHAARPHFREYVADLFEDFTPLSGDRAYGEDLAILGGPARFRGRSVMVLGHEKGHDTDSRLKHNFGMARPEGYRKSIRLMEMAERFNLPVITLVDTPGAYPGLGAEERGQAEAIATCTEKCLGLGAPVISVIVGEGGSGGAVALAGANRVLMFEHAVYSVISPEGCASILWKDAASKGDNKAPDAAEAMRISAQDLLELKVIDEIISEPLGGAHRDPKTAIERLGDAVEHNIHDLENMSPDELRRQRREKFLTIGRNGLA; the protein is encoded by the coding sequence GTGCGAACATATCTTGATTTCGAAAAACCCATTGCGGAGCTTGAAGGGCGGATCAACGATCTGCGCCAGATGGATACCGCAGAAGATGTGAATGTTTCTGAAGAAATCAAGCGTCTTGAGGGACGTGCAGAGAAGCTGGTTTCTGACACCTACGCAAAACTGACCCGGTGGCAGAAAACCTCTGTTGCCCGTCATGCGGCACGTCCGCATTTTCGGGAATATGTCGCGGACCTGTTCGAGGACTTTACCCCTCTTTCGGGTGACCGGGCCTATGGCGAGGATCTGGCGATACTGGGTGGTCCGGCCCGGTTCCGGGGCAGGTCTGTGATGGTCCTCGGCCATGAAAAAGGTCATGATACGGATAGCCGCCTGAAGCATAATTTTGGCATGGCGCGCCCTGAGGGATATCGCAAGTCTATCAGGCTCATGGAAATGGCGGAGAGGTTCAACCTGCCGGTCATCACACTTGTTGATACACCAGGTGCCTATCCCGGCCTTGGCGCAGAGGAGCGCGGGCAGGCGGAAGCGATTGCGACCTGTACGGAAAAGTGCCTCGGGCTCGGTGCGCCTGTTATTTCGGTTATCGTCGGGGAGGGCGGTTCCGGCGGGGCGGTTGCGCTTGCAGGGGCAAACCGCGTGCTGATGTTTGAACATGCAGTTTATTCCGTGATTTCGCCAGAAGGCTGTGCCTCTATCCTCTGGAAAGATGCAGCCTCAAAGGGCGATAACAAAGCACCGGATGCGGCGGAAGCCATGCGTATCTCAGCACAGGATCTGCTTGAACTTAAAGTGATTGACGAGATTATTTCAGAACCGCTTGGCGGCGCGCATCGTGATCCCAAGACAGCGATTGAGCGCTTGGGCGATGCGGTCGAGCATAATATCCATGATCTCGAGAACATGAGCCCGGATGAATTGCGCCGACAGCGACGCGAGAAATTCCTCACCATAGGCCGAAACGGCCTAGCTTGA
- a CDS encoding calcium-binding protein: MADDTQGIFIFGTSEDETLVGTDFDDILNGADGDDIIRGEGGNDRLLGSNGNDRLFGQDGDDSLFGGSGEDILNGGTGQDLLNGGADNDRLTGGDGNDQLLGGDGDDILNGGLGADFLSGESGNDRLAGQDGDDTLNGGLGDDRRAAGMARTGSSARAAMIC, encoded by the coding sequence ATGGCGGACGATACACAAGGCATATTCATCTTCGGTACCAGCGAGGATGAAACGCTCGTCGGGACGGATTTTGACGATATTCTGAACGGTGCCGACGGTGATGACATCATTCGTGGCGAAGGCGGCAATGATCGCCTGCTTGGATCAAACGGCAATGACCGTCTGTTCGGACAGGACGGCGATGATTCGCTGTTTGGCGGCAGCGGAGAGGACATTCTAAATGGTGGCACCGGTCAGGACCTGCTCAATGGCGGCGCGGACAATGATCGCCTGACGGGCGGTGATGGGAATGACCAGCTGCTGGGCGGCGATGGCGACGACATATTGAATGGCGGGCTGGGCGCAGATTTTCTTTCCGGAGAAAGCGGTAATGACCGGCTTGCTGGTCAGGATGGTGATGACACGCTGAATGGCGGCCTCGGTGATGATCGTCGAGCGGCGGGAATGGCCAGGACAGGCTCATCGGCGAGAGCGGCGATGATCTGCTGA
- the fabG gene encoding 3-oxoacyl-[acyl-carrier-protein] reductase encodes MFDLTEKTALVTGASGGIGAAVAKALHAQGASVALSGTNLDKLTALASELGERAYVTPCNLSDLEAVDKLPAQAVEAMGSLDILVSNAGVTRDQLFMRMKEEDWDTVLKVNLSAYYRLAKAALRSMTKKRFGRIIGITSVVGVTGNPGQANYAASKAGMIGMSKSLAQEIATRGVTVNCVAPGFIGTAMTEALTDQQKEMIALKIPAGAMGTPDDIASAVVYLASAEAGYMTGQTLHINGGMAMI; translated from the coding sequence ATGTTCGACCTTACTGAAAAGACTGCACTGGTAACGGGCGCTTCCGGTGGTATCGGCGCCGCTGTTGCGAAGGCCTTGCACGCTCAGGGCGCCAGCGTCGCCCTTTCGGGCACGAATCTCGACAAGCTGACTGCACTGGCGTCAGAACTTGGCGAGCGGGCCTATGTCACGCCGTGTAACCTTTCTGATCTTGAGGCAGTAGATAAACTGCCCGCTCAGGCCGTTGAGGCAATGGGATCCCTTGATATCCTGGTGTCAAACGCCGGTGTTACGCGCGATCAGCTTTTCATGCGCATGAAGGAAGAGGATTGGGACACCGTGCTGAAAGTCAACCTCTCGGCATATTATCGTCTGGCAAAAGCAGCGCTGCGTAGCATGACAAAAAAACGCTTCGGCAGGATCATTGGAATCACGTCCGTGGTGGGGGTGACAGGAAACCCCGGCCAGGCCAATTATGCCGCTTCCAAGGCCGGTATGATCGGCATGTCCAAGTCACTCGCACAGGAAATAGCAACACGAGGTGTTACGGTGAATTGCGTTGCGCCCGGTTTCATAGGCACTGCCATGACAGAGGCGCTCACAGACCAGCAAAAAGAGATGATTGCACTAAAAATTCCTGCCGGCGCCATGGGAACGCCCGATGATATCGCGAGTGCTGTCGTCTATCTTGCTTCAGCTGAAGCTGGCTATATGACTGGCCAGACGCTGCATATCAACGGCGGGATGGCAATGATTTAA
- the fabF gene encoding beta-ketoacyl-ACP synthase II has translation MARRAVITGLGLVTPLGAGVKGRGIEGVWQRLLNGDSGANPIEKFDVSDLPCKIAAEVPHSDGRAGGAAAGALAFNADEWVSPKEQRRLDNFIVYGLAASDMAIEDAGITDLSEAEKERAGVMIGSGIGGLESIEKTTIELYEKGPRKVSPFFIPSALINLVSGNVSIKYGLKGPNHSAVTACATGVHAIGDAARLIMYGDADIMLAGGAEASVCRLGISGFAACKALTTGFNETPEKASRPYDSDRDGFLMGEGSGVVVIEEYERAVARGAKIYGEIVGYGMSGDAYHITAPAEDGDGGYRAMSAALKAAGMTPDQIDYINAHGTSTPKGDEIELRAVERLFAGATDNLVMSSTKSSTGHLLGAAGAIEAIFSILAMRDNVAPPTINLDNPSVETKINLAANRKVEKNISAVLSNSFGFGGTNASIIIREV, from the coding sequence ATGGCAAGACGCGCAGTCATTACAGGTCTTGGGCTCGTCACCCCTTTGGGCGCTGGTGTCAAAGGTAGGGGCATTGAAGGGGTCTGGCAGCGCCTCTTGAACGGCGACTCTGGCGCCAATCCGATTGAAAAATTTGATGTCAGTGATCTGCCCTGCAAAATTGCAGCGGAAGTTCCGCACAGTGACGGGCGTGCCGGTGGTGCAGCCGCAGGCGCATTAGCCTTCAATGCAGATGAGTGGGTTTCGCCCAAAGAGCAGCGTCGCCTGGATAATTTTATCGTCTACGGTCTCGCTGCTTCTGACATGGCTATCGAAGATGCGGGCATCACGGATCTGAGCGAAGCAGAAAAAGAGCGCGCAGGTGTCATGATTGGTTCCGGCATTGGCGGCCTGGAATCAATCGAGAAGACCACCATTGAGCTATATGAAAAAGGTCCGCGCAAAGTCTCGCCTTTCTTTATCCCGAGCGCCCTCATCAATCTCGTATCCGGCAATGTGTCGATCAAATATGGCCTTAAAGGGCCAAACCATTCCGCTGTGACAGCTTGCGCAACAGGCGTTCACGCTATTGGCGATGCAGCACGTCTCATCATGTATGGCGATGCGGACATCATGCTGGCGGGCGGTGCCGAAGCATCAGTCTGCCGTCTTGGTATATCCGGTTTTGCGGCCTGCAAGGCCCTGACGACAGGCTTCAACGAGACACCAGAAAAAGCCTCCCGGCCTTATGACAGCGATCGGGACGGTTTTCTGATGGGGGAGGGATCGGGCGTCGTGGTCATAGAAGAGTATGAGCGTGCAGTGGCCCGAGGTGCAAAAATTTATGGCGAGATTGTTGGCTACGGTATGTCTGGCGACGCTTACCACATTACGGCACCGGCTGAAGATGGTGATGGTGGTTACAGAGCAATGAGCGCAGCACTTAAGGCTGCGGGGATGACGCCAGACCAGATCGATTACATCAACGCGCATGGCACCTCGACACCAAAGGGTGACGAGATAGAACTGCGTGCTGTGGAGAGATTATTTGCCGGGGCCACGGACAACCTGGTCATGTCTTCGACCAAGTCATCGACCGGTCATTTGTTGGGCGCGGCAGGTGCCATTGAAGCGATCTTTTCCATCCTTGCCATGCGTGACAATGTCGCCCCGCCAACAATCAATCTCGACAATCCGTCTGTAGAGACAAAAATAAATCTGGCGGCAAACCGGAAAGTCGAAAAAAATATTTCTGCGGTGCTGTCAAATTCGTTCGGTTTTGGCGGGACGAATGCATCCATCATCATTCGTGAAGTCTGA
- the fabD gene encoding ACP S-malonyltransferase, whose translation MSTALVFPGQGSQTVGMGRDLAEQFPVARAVFEEVDAALSQKLSEIMWSGPESALTMTANTQPALMAHSMAAFRVLQAEAGLSLEQVSCLAGHSLGEYSALCAAGAMDLATTARLLRIRGDAMQAAVPAGQGGMAAVLGLSIEEVEQALTSLNDCQVANDNCPGQVVISGTAQAIEVASLSLKEAGAKRVVPLAVSAPFHSSLMAPAAEKMATALADAKIGEPQVPVVANVTAQPVKAPDDIRKLLVEQVTGRVRWVDSVRFMRENGTSRFVETGSGKVLSGLIKKIDREATTLSVSSPDDVSAFTSP comes from the coding sequence ATGAGCACAGCATTGGTGTTCCCGGGGCAGGGAAGTCAGACAGTCGGCATGGGCAGGGACCTTGCGGAACAGTTCCCCGTCGCCAGAGCCGTTTTCGAAGAAGTCGATGCGGCGCTCTCCCAGAAACTCAGCGAAATCATGTGGTCCGGCCCTGAATCGGCATTGACCATGACCGCCAACACGCAGCCCGCGCTGATGGCGCATTCCATGGCTGCGTTCCGTGTTCTTCAGGCTGAAGCCGGCTTGTCACTGGAACAGGTTTCCTGTCTCGCGGGGCACTCTCTGGGCGAGTATTCCGCTTTGTGCGCTGCCGGGGCGATGGACCTTGCCACAACTGCACGTCTTTTGCGCATACGCGGTGATGCCATGCAGGCCGCTGTGCCTGCCGGACAGGGAGGCATGGCAGCCGTGCTCGGCCTGAGTATTGAAGAGGTCGAGCAGGCACTGACCAGTCTGAATGACTGTCAGGTCGCAAATGATAACTGTCCCGGTCAGGTGGTGATATCGGGCACCGCACAGGCGATTGAAGTAGCGTCACTGAGCCTTAAAGAGGCAGGCGCCAAACGTGTTGTCCCACTAGCAGTGTCTGCGCCCTTTCATTCCAGCCTGATGGCGCCTGCGGCTGAAAAAATGGCTACTGCCTTGGCTGACGCAAAGATCGGGGAACCGCAGGTTCCTGTTGTCGCGAATGTCACTGCGCAACCCGTGAAGGCCCCTGACGATATCCGAAAGTTACTTGTTGAACAGGTCACTGGCAGGGTGCGCTGGGTGGACTCAGTACGGTTCATGCGTGAAAATGGCACGTCCCGTTTTGTAGAAACAGGCTCAGGTAAAGTGTTGAGCGGTCTCATAAAAAAAATTGATCGCGAAGCGACGACACTATCAGTCTCGTCTCCGGATGACGTTTCTGCTTTCACAAGCCCATAA